Proteins from a genomic interval of Fundulus heteroclitus isolate FHET01 chromosome 21, MU-UCD_Fhet_4.1, whole genome shotgun sequence:
- the LOC118556800 gene encoding lecithin retinol acyltransferase-like translates to MEAYKFGDIIAFPRDLSSHGGLSLYKHYAIYVGSKKFVQQTPEEDMFHLTGSFENVRKGEQYSNCVFGKLSKHRKHELDNYLDEIWQAEGLKINPYHIKRRIKETYRNCGRWNAVTNNCEHIATYIRYGLKISWQGGQFAQRFVRNQGMSKDVVDKIRRRVPH, encoded by the exons GCGTATAAATTTGGGGACATAATTGCTTTCCCTCGTGACTTGTCAAGTCATGGTGGACTTTCACTATACAAGCACTATGCTATTTATGTAGGCTCCAAGAAATTTGTGCAGCAGACACCTGAGGAGGACATGTTCCACCTGACAG GTTCGTTTGAAAATGTGCGTAAAGGTGAGCAGTATTCCAACTGCGTCTTCGGTAAACTAtctaaacacagaaaacacgAGCTGGACAATTACCTGGATGAGATATGGCAAGCTGAGGGACTCAAAATAAATCCATACCACATTAAGAGACGAATTAAAGAGACGTACAGGAACTGTGGCAGATGGAACGCTGTAACCAACAACTGTGAGCACATCGCCACCTACATCCGTTATGGACTGAAAATTTCGTGGCAG ggCGGTCAGTTTGCTCAGCGTTTTGTCCGTAACCAAGGAATGAGCAAAGATGTAGTGGATAAAATCAGAAGGAGAGTTCCTCACTAA